Proteins encoded by one window of Phytohabitans houttuyneae:
- a CDS encoding oxidoreductase → MARRWTEAEVSDQSGRVAVVTGGNTGLGFATARVLAARGATVVLACRSPERAAAAAERIRAESPGAAVETLLLDLASQESVRRAAAELRAAHPRLDLLVNNAGGLWPRRETTVDGFERTLATNHLGPFAFTGLVLDRLLPVPGSRVVTVSSIGHRFGSGGFNFDDPHFTRGWVYSARDRAAYFQSKLANLLFTYELQRRFAAAGAHTIAVAAHPGNARTEFGRELDPASRAVMSRWLRPLTWWLLQDPRVGALATLRAAVDPDARGGDFFGPPGRTQFTGHPAKIESSPQSYDVTAQRRLWELSEGSTGVTIDVRELLTNQ, encoded by the coding sequence ATGGCACGGCGATGGACCGAGGCAGAAGTGTCGGATCAAAGCGGCCGCGTCGCGGTGGTCACCGGTGGTAACACAGGGTTGGGCTTCGCGACCGCGCGGGTGCTCGCCGCGCGTGGCGCGACGGTGGTGCTGGCCTGCCGCTCACCCGAGCGGGCGGCGGCCGCCGCGGAGCGGATCAGGGCCGAGTCGCCGGGCGCGGCCGTCGAGACGCTCCTGCTCGACCTGGCTTCGCAGGAGTCCGTGCGGCGTGCCGCGGCCGAGCTGCGCGCCGCCCACCCGCGGCTCGACCTGCTGGTCAACAATGCCGGCGGCCTGTGGCCGCGCCGAGAGACCACGGTGGACGGTTTCGAGCGGACACTCGCTACCAACCACCTCGGCCCGTTCGCCTTCACCGGGCTCGTCCTCGACCGCCTGCTGCCGGTGCCAGGCTCGCGCGTCGTCACCGTGAGCAGCATTGGCCACCGGTTCGGGTCCGGCGGGTTCAACTTCGACGACCCGCACTTCACCCGCGGCTGGGTCTACAGCGCCCGCGACCGCGCCGCCTACTTCCAGTCGAAGCTCGCCAACCTGCTGTTCACGTACGAGTTGCAGCGGCGGTTCGCGGCGGCCGGCGCGCACACGATCGCGGTGGCGGCCCACCCGGGCAACGCGCGGACCGAGTTCGGTCGGGAGCTCGACCCGGCCTCCCGGGCGGTGATGAGCCGCTGGCTGCGGCCGCTCACCTGGTGGCTGCTGCAGGACCCGAGGGTCGGCGCCCTCGCCACGCTGCGCGCCGCGGTCGACCCGGACGCGCGCGGCGGCGACTTCTTCGGTCCGCCCGGCCGGACCCAGTTCACCGGGCATCCGGCCAAGATCGAGTCATCGCCGCAGTCGTACGACGTCACCGCGCAGCGCCGCCTCTGGGAGCTTTCCGAGGGATCGACCGGCGTGACGATCGATGTGCGTGAGCTGTTGACGAACCAGTGA
- a CDS encoding TetR/AcrR family transcriptional regulator, translating to MARELRADARRNRARVLAIAAEVFAAEGLGVPIHEIARRAGVGTGTVSRHFPTKEALFAAILLERMERLTAEADALAASEKPGEAFFRFFGTLVHEGANNRGLAEALAGAGYDLDAAGVEAGYDVSGRLRTLLAMAQQAGAVRSDVEYADVKALMVGCQAHPGGSTDKAALDRIVTVVCAGLRAP from the coding sequence GTGGCAAGAGAGCTCCGTGCCGACGCCCGGCGCAACCGGGCCCGGGTGCTGGCCATCGCCGCCGAGGTCTTCGCCGCCGAAGGGCTGGGTGTGCCGATCCACGAGATCGCGCGCCGGGCGGGCGTGGGCACCGGCACGGTCAGCCGGCACTTCCCCACGAAGGAGGCGCTGTTCGCGGCGATCCTCCTGGAGCGCATGGAGCGGCTCACCGCCGAGGCCGACGCGCTCGCCGCGAGCGAAAAGCCGGGCGAGGCGTTCTTCAGGTTCTTCGGCACGCTGGTGCACGAGGGCGCAAACAACCGCGGGCTCGCCGAGGCGCTGGCCGGCGCGGGCTACGACCTGGACGCGGCGGGCGTCGAGGCGGGCTACGACGTCTCGGGCCGGCTCCGCACGCTGCTCGCGATGGCACAGCAGGCCGGCGCGGTCCGGTCCGATGTGGAGTACGCCGACGTCAAGGCGCTGATGGTGGGCTGCCAGGCCCACCCGGGCGGCAGCACCGACAAGGCCGCCCTCGACCGCATCGTCACGGTCGTCTGCGCCGGCCTACGCGCCCCGTAA